Part of the Panicum virgatum strain AP13 chromosome 4N, P.virgatum_v5, whole genome shotgun sequence genome is shown below.
TAACTGAAATAGTAACACATAAACGGTGGAATTTGATGATTTGAGAATACTTAGTTAACTTCAGAAACATAATATGCCTTCTTTATATTTTAGGAGTTATAAAAAAACTGCTACATAATTTTTTCTCTAATCATTAAATTGTTTCTAAGATGTTGTTCGAGGCCTTGTCTGCTTATTATTTTTCATTCTGATCAGATCAGATATATATTGTAATCCAGTATGCATTTTAATGCATGTAGCCATCATAAACAGCTATTACTTTCTTCTTTGTTTCTTGCAATTATTCAGTGACGTCTAATTGCTGATAATTGCCAACACTCGTGTAGTGTAGTGGTAAGCTTCCCAGTTGAGGAAGATACAAACCAGGGTTCAAATCCTGGTGGCAGAAAAAAAAACCTCGCTTGGCAGGGTGCCGGCCTATCTGTGGTTGGTTTGGGCCCTCCTACTAGGGGGTAGTTGCAGTGGTCACTAACCCCGTGGGTCGTGGTCGGCCTAGGTTACGGTGCGGACTTATAGGGTGAAGGAAGGATTAGGGGGTTTTCTCGGCCGGGCTTGGCTGAGATTTCTTCTTAGTGCAATGCCATGGGGCCGGTATTTCCCTCGCTGGTCGTTTTTTTAGTTGCTGAGAATTTGTAGTATGCCCAATGCCCTGTTTTAAAAAACGTTTTAAAActacgtttaatcttgattaaactctaaactttggcctagcgttgcgtttaatcacagtgtcgtttaatcacaaaagacatttaatctacatttaatcacaaaaatctctaaaccataggctagcgttcacctagcgtctagcgttttttaaaACCTTGGCCCAATGATTAACAGTTTGTCTGATGAGTTTGCAAAGATGTGCTGAAATGCATATGGTTTGAACTGTAGATCAGGAAATGTCTTTTATTTGAACAATTGAATGGCAATGAAGTGGAGGCATGCCTTGatatttaatatttattttcattttGTGTTTATTGATGTTCTAAGGTGGAGTTGGCTTGTCCGGTGCTGTATTAATAGTTATTTGTCAATTTTGTATTCTGATCATGGGATTGCCAGTGTTAATGTTAAACTTTAAGTGTACAATATTACATGGTCAATGATCTGTAGCCTTTAACTATAATTGGTTATCAACTTATCATCCGAACCTGTTCTGTAACTGTCTGTGAGACTTTTATTAAGCATGCCACTCATTCAAACCTTCTTATGGTATGCTGGGGGCCTACTATCGATAGGAGCTAAAGAATCATTATATCATTATAATATAGATTGCTGATCTTGTGACATGGATTCGATAAATTTGTGTTCTCTTTATATGTTTTGCCTCAGAGTGGAACTCATTTTTCTGCTTGTATTTCTAATGCTCCATTTGTTTGCATGCAGAAACGTTCACTAAGCATTTTCAGAAGTATGGTGCAATAACCGATTCCGTTATCATGAAGGACAAGCATACGAAGATGCCTCGTGGATTTGGATTTGTCACATTTTCCGATCCATCTGTGATTGATAGGGTTCTAGAGGATGAACATGTCATAGATGGAAGAACGGTGAGGCATATATGTTCAACATCCAAAAGTCGTGAACTTAACTTTGGACTATGTTCTCACTTGTGTTTTATATTTATCAAGGTTGAAGTTAAAAGGACTGTTCCAAAAGAGGAAATGTCAACAAAAGATGGTCCTAAGACAAAAAAGATCTTTGTGGGTGGTATCCCGCCATCTCTTACTGAAGGTTGAGACTCCGAAGcatttttcttttgagaaaaaaaGCTATCTGACCAGTGTGTCACATAATATTCTCAAATATTAAGCCATAATAACTTAATTCCCAAACATTTCAAATTGTTGGGTCTTGAAACTATTTGTTTCAAATGCAAAACATGACTGATATGATCTTTCCAGATAAATTGAAAGAGCACTTCTCCTCATATGGGAAGGTGGTTGAGCATCAGATTATGCTTGACCATAGCACTGGGCGTTCACGAGGCTTTGGATTTGTCACGTTTGAAAGTGAAGATGCTGTTGAAAGGGTTATGTCACAGGGGAGAATGCACGATCTTGGAGGGAAGCAGGTCAATTTCTTCACCTTGCAATGTGTTGTTCCAGATACTAAATATCATCAACTTGTTAGCAGCTTTTAGGTTTAATTGGCAAGTGCTAATTTGCATGTTGTTTATAACTTTACTATTGTATTTTTCATTTAATTCAGTTAGTAATCTTGATATATGGTTTTCTGTCTGTACAATATGTTACTGATGTGTTTGGATTTTGGACATTGTTCATTATTTTTAGGGCCATTTGTGTTCTTGATATTTTGtagtgtaattatgattttacccTCATTTTTCTTAACTTTTGTAATTTTACCCTTACTATTCACAAGTCAACGTGATTTTGCCCCCAAGTCAACAGTCAAAACAGGGGCAAAATCACGTTGACTTGTGAATAACAAGGgctaaatcacaaagttaagGAAAACGAGGGTATAATTACATGCACTGCAAAGTAGGGGCAAGAACACCAATTTCTCTATTCTTTAAGTACAAAGGACAGAGTTTTATCTGCAACATGCAGTGTGAATGTTGTTGGTCTGATACTTCTTTTTGGGAGTATTGTTTATGGTGCTAGTTCTATCATTCTATGTACAAGGGTGTGTACTGTTATTCTGGCACCTTGGCAGTATGAGAGATTACTATGCATTTTAAGGAGAAGGCTACTAAAAATGCATTATCCTGGACTCTAGCAATCAGCACTAAACAGTTTAAGCACTGCTCTTGCATAACCCCTTTTCCAATAGTATACTCCTTTCAATATAGCAGAAAGAGCAAACTTTGTGCCTTGAGACAGCAGTTTTCTCTTCCATGGGTTTAAGGTTTAGGGCTTTAGGATTCAGGGTATAGTATGTTGTTGTAGGACATACATATGGTAAGTTCTATGTTGTAAATTTCTGTATGCCAACAGTTTAAACGGTTGGTGAGCTTGTGCCATCTGAGATACAAGATAAATGGCCCAAAGCACATATTTGTTTGATGATGGtaataataataacaattaGTACGGCAATTAAATGAATCAGGCCTTGTATGGCAACAAGTTAGAAGTTTATCCGCATGATGTCATTACCAGGATCACATGACCTATCTGCATCATATGCCAGGATCACTTGGTATCACTTAACATTGTTCACACTTCACAATAATAACTTAAAAATATTCCTGGTTAAGGTTGTCTGTGGTACTTTCTGCATGCAACAACTCCTTAGTACTAGAGCTAAGTTAATTAAGGTGCATTGTTTTCTTTTGGTTAGAAGCTACATAAGGCTTATAATATTTTCTATTGTATTCCCTGTTTTAAAAAACGTTTTAAAActacgtttaatcttgattaaactctaaactttggcctagcgttgcgtttaatcacagtgtcgtttaattACAAAAGACGTttaatctacgtttaatcacaaaaaactctaaaccataggctagcgttcacctagcgtctagcgttttttaaaACCTTGATTGTATTTAAAGCATCattgcagcaggagtttgctcgAAAACTGTTTTGTTTACTTCACCAACCGCTTTGTAATTTTGTAGGTTGAAATAAAGAAAGCTGAGCCAAAGAAACCTGGCGGTGGTGATTCAAGCTCAAATGGGAGATATAGTCGTGGGGGTGGTGGTCACCGTGATTCTTACCGTGGCAGTGGCGGTGGCAGCTCTGGGAGCAGCAGTGGCGGTGGCTATGGATATGGAGGTGGCTACCGATCAGCTGCAGCCTATTATGGCAGCACAGCTTATGGCGCATATGGCAGAGGATATGGATATGGCAATACTGCTGGCTATGGGTCTGGTTATGGCTCAGTTTATGGTGGTTCCATGTACGGCGGTCCATATGGTGCATACGGGGCATATGGTGGTGCCTATGGAGGTGGAGCATATGGTGCACCAGGAGGCTACGGTGGTGCAGGAGGATATGGTGGATATGGTGGGGCTGGAGGCatgggtggtggtggcagcactGGCGGTCGGGGCTCGAGGTACCACCCTTATGGAAAATGATCATCGA
Proteins encoded:
- the LOC120670529 gene encoding heterogeneous nuclear ribonucleoprotein 1-like, translated to MAGYGDENPDAMNGYEEEEEEEEVEEVEEVYEEEEEDGDGEADDGAAVAAAEPTEMRSGGGGRGIAEVVGDADAGGEEGRDADSGGGDASGKIFVGGVAWETTEETFTKHFQKYGAITDSVIMKDKHTKMPRGFGFVTFSDPSVIDRVLEDEHVIDGRTVEVKRTVPKEEMSTKDGPKTKKIFVGGIPPSLTEDKLKEHFSSYGKVVEHQIMLDHSTGRSRGFGFVTFESEDAVERVMSQGRMHDLGGKQVEIKKAEPKKPGGGDSSSNGRYSRGGGGHRDSYRGSGGGSSGSSSGGGYGYGGGYRSAAAYYGSTAYGAYGRGYGYGNTAGYGSGYGSVYGGSMYGGPYGAYGAYGGAYGGGAYGAPGGYGGAGGYGGYGGAGGMGGGGSTGGRGSRYHPYGK